A stretch of the Papaver somniferum cultivar HN1 chromosome 6, ASM357369v1, whole genome shotgun sequence genome encodes the following:
- the LOC113288832 gene encoding auxin-responsive protein SAUR23-like, whose translation MGIRLCSVVSQSKQILKLQSLLTRPAPAIASIVDVPKGHCAVYVGETEKKRFTLPVSYLNHPIFQELLSRAEEELGFDHPMGGLTITCKEVVFINLTSQLNGGA comes from the coding sequence ATGGGTATTCGTTTGTGTTCAGTGGTTTCTCAAtcaaagcaaattctcaaactacAATCTCTCCTCACTCGACCAGCACCCGCAATAGCATCAATAGTAGATGTACCTAAAGGGCATTGTGCTGTGTATGTTGGAGAAACCGAAAAGAAGCGATTCACACTTCCAGTATCTTACTTGAATCATCCTATATTTCAAGAATTACTAAGTCGTGCAGAGGAAGAGCTTGGTTTTGATCATCCCATGGGAGGTCTCACAATAACCTGCAAAGAAGTTGTTTTTATAAATCTAACTTCTCAGTTGAATGGGGGAGCATAA